One Vanessa cardui chromosome 17, ilVanCard2.1, whole genome shotgun sequence DNA window includes the following coding sequences:
- the LOC124536827 gene encoding uncharacterized protein LOC124536827, which yields MQWQILSLASLVVSVASHGRVSDPPSRATMWRYGYPTPANYDDTGLFCGGFDRQYSVNNGKCGICGDAFDLSEPRPHEIGGKYGLGIIVAEYEAGQVIQTTVEITAYHRGYWYFKICPDPNTNEQSCFDEYLLELEDGGTEYYPPSVGEYTVNYRLPKDLVCDHCVLQWRYVAGNNWGVCQDGSSRLGCGNQETFGACSDIKITKSVIDGVVGPMPVELDNLS from the exons ATGCAGTGGCAGATCTTGTCATTGGCCAGCCTCGTAGTGTCGGTCGCTAGCCACGGCCGTGTGTCGGACCCGCCCTCCAGGGCTACGATGTGGCGTTATGGGTACCCAACACCAGCCAACTACGACGATACTGGCCTATTTTGTGGTGGCTTCGATCGTCAATACTCAGTAAATAATGGAAA gtGTGGCATTTGCGGAGACGCGTTCGACTTAAGCGAACCAAGACCTCATGAAATTGGCGGCAAATACGGCTTGGGTATAATCGTCGCTGAGTACGAGGCAGGACAAGTGATCCAAACTACCGTCGAAATCACCGCATACCATCGTGGTTACTGGTACTTCAAGATTTGCCCTGACCCTAACACTAATGAACAATCCTGCTTCGACGAATACCTGCTTGAACTGGAAGACGGTGGAACCGAGTACTACCCGCCCAGCGTAGGCGAATACACAGTGAACTACCGTCTACCTAAAGACTTAGTTTGCGACCACTGTGTTCTCCAATGGAGATATGTAGCTGGCAACAATTGGGGTGTATGCCAAGATGGTTCGTCGAGATTAGGTTGTGGCAACCAGGAAACCTTTGGCGCTTGTTCTGATATTAAAATCACAAAGTCTGTAATTGATGGCGTGGTGGGCCCGATGCCAGTGGAATTGGACAATTTGTCTTAA
- the LOC124536925 gene encoding uncharacterized protein LOC124536925, with product MQDYGGSVSNKSREYRDCEGRECSQESGYSITQGTFFRKSYGCSNKELIDQTSYCRVVTGPENSTNQQHSRYTNSSAPSFSSPPNSPLVGLVFDPSSPNYSGSGIMTDRLNPERRSQSSWSVSHQEPIGSGVKKKIVKSHDKRNAYSADPRYQEKYKEISTETDHSRKKDRNLTSESTSSLDFFAEGERMVSELCNIPDTSSRNESHKPQKVLNQDQDDRNRHVGSSEILLTALDKIVIHDQIPNQIVQLAIEACTDAENIAIAHHNRPCFKNIHSICAKTRSNVQKPDSAVANLHSQGIPWVIKNFIFSFVRILDGWKGVKELLSEKHDTFSRIENKYYSQNIRECFVQWQAVTKEMLTHIYKTFKCLDHGFTMEQKSFTHNYYATNSAAPRHQNQNKFQSIKQHITPRPINASPSYSVIQPPWLQPQTPTTPQNYNESSWSIRSSVPYKKYPVVPPQSSQNFYTLSDQSENENYQKTQYKCDPCCIRESKPRQSWTITNVPDCRVLEGMCHADQRELYSQLKHKMDAELGKSSGQPILSNASCDILQRREIELKAKMVPLSHVEKNLIPSMASSAEIRNCYAQKNNSCGDTKEEADFFAAWGQMVQKEPSDFLTHHTHNVQIPSNVVTVSNNISGPVQFIDPENDEFHEISKVYMKPGSYKVPIKPVEAVPPFLQNTSQDTYENPVEDTSSLKAKVSFQQVTLAPQPKYNLESWPCLMSRRPEDVVMEEQKFKSSTSQLSCLDMRAVEALDILSSMMSDKAWEAAKQSAPKLMDFIHEGSRSDTARLYNALGLRTNEELSQDLKELKMSSSPNDPWANSSQTAKHISEWSQTSQAQDIPQTKSHPNDNSLNMEDNSNTSCNEQGKTTDYNEQEDTANKSEESKENTRRRNFDQTGNYVRDENQKKSSGKSKVAVSGTWYHPKKKKPLPGTVIKKFENILTSLSQINEASFIQRDMDIKIAPRFYEVVKYPMSLNDISTKLLNSSYTEFDQVVQDFRRIFNNVRLYLKSYPDSTMKKHVNKVSSEFEKILAHEFQNKCEARTKTHEHDARDQSNKKFDKDNLVNKTECKKEEAKTDSKMNEDDKQ from the exons ATGCAAGATTATGGTGGTTCAGTATCGAACAAGTCGAGAGAGTATCGTGATTGCGAAGGCAGAGAATGTAGCCAAGAGAGTGGTTATTCCATAACCCAAGGGACATTTTTCCGGAAGAGTTAtg gtTGTTCTAATAAAGAATTGATCGACCAGACTTCGTATTGCAGAGTTGTGACTGGACCGGAAAATTCTACAAATCAGCAACACTCCAG ataTACAAACTCGTCAGCCCCTTCTTTTAGCTCTCCACCGAATTCTCCCTTAGTCGGCCTTGTATTTGATCCATCTTCTCCAAACTATAGTGGATCCGGTATCATGACTGACCGTCTTAATCCTGAGAGACGTTCACAAAGCTCATGGTCTGTCTCTCACCAAGAACCTATTGGAAGTggagtaaagaaaaaaattgtaaaaagtcaCGACAAACGTAATGCTTATAGCGCTGATCCACGTTATCAAGAGAAATATAAAGAGATCAGTACAGAAACTGACCATTCAAGAAAAAAAGATCGAAATTTAACATCAGAATCTACATCGAGTCTCGACTTCTTTGCCGAAGGGGAAAGAATGGTATCAGAACTTTGTAATATACCGGATACAAGTTCTCGTAATGAGTCTCACAAGCCtcaaaaagtattaaatcaAGACCAAGATGACAGAAATAGACACGTGGGCTCGTCAGAAATATTACTGACGGCTCTTGACAAAATCGTCATCCATGACCAAATTCCTAATCAAATTGTTCAGTTAGCTATCGAGGCGTGCACTGATGCGGAAAACATTGCAATTGCTCACCATAATAGGCCTTGTTTCAAAAACATCCATTCTATTTGCGCTAAAACACGATCCAATGTTCAAAAGCCAGATAGCGCAGTGGCAAATCTTCACTCGCAAGGTATACCGTgggttattaaaaattttatattttcctttgtaAGAATTTTAGACGGATGGAAAGGAGTTAAAGAATTATTGAGTGAAAAGCATGATACGTTTTctagaatagaaaataaatattacagtcaAAATATAAGGGAATGTTTTGTACAATGGCAAGCGGTTACGAAAGAAATGCTGACGCACATCTATAAGACATTCAAATGTCTTGATCACGGGTTTACAATGGAACAGAAAAGTTTTACTCACAATTATTACGCTACAAACTCAGCTGCGCCTcgtcatcaaaatcaaaataaatttcagtcTATAAAACAGCACATTACTCCAAGACCAATTAATGCTTCTCCATCTTACAGCGTGATACAACCACCATGGCTGCAACCACAAACACCAACAACTCCACAAAACTATAATGAGAGCTCATGGTCGATTAGATCAAGCGTGCCATATAAAAAATACCCTGTAGTACCACCACAGAGCTCTCAAAACTTCTATACTCTGAGCGATCAAAGTGAAAATGAAAACTATCAAAAGACCCAATACAAATGTGATCCATGCTGCATTCGCGAGTCAAAACCAAGGCAGTCTTGGACAATCACAAACGTACCAGATTGTCGAGTGTTAGAAGGGATGTGTCATGCGGACCAAAGAGAACTATATTcgcaattaaaacataaaatggaCGCTGAACTTGGCAAGTCTTCTGGTCAACCAATATTGAGTAACGCCTCTTGTGATATATTACAACGACGTGAAATAGAGCTGAAGGCAAAAATGGTTCCTTTAAGTCACGttgaaaaaaacttaataccAAGTATGGCATCGTCAGCTGAGATAAGAAATTGCTACgctcaaaaaaataatagttgtgGTGATACTAAAGAAGAGGCTGATTTTTTTGCGGCATGGGGTCAGATGGTCCAAAAAGAACCTAGTGATTTTTTGACTCATCATACTCACAACGTACAAATACCTTCAAACGTTGTGACGGTTTCGAATAATATTTCTGGCCCCGTGCAATTTATTGATCCTGAAAATGATGAGTTTCACGAAATATCAAAAGTGTATATGAAACCTGGTAGTTACAAGGTGCCAATAAAGCCAGTGGAGGCTGTACCTCCATTTTTGCAAAACACCTCTCAAGATACCTATGAGAATCCTGTTGAAGACACTTCGTCTTTGAAAGCAAAGGTATCATTTCAACAAGTTACACTAGCACCACAACCAAAATACAATTTAGAATCATGGCCATGTTTGATGTCAAGACGACCTGAAGACGTAGTAATGGAAGAACAAAAGTTTAAATCTTCCACATCTCAACTCTCATGTTTGGATATGCGAGCCGTCGAGGCTCTTGATATATTGAGTTCAATGATGTCCGATAAAGCTTGGGAAGCTGCTAAGCAATCTGCACCAAAATTAATGGATTTTATACATGAAGGGTCAAGGTCAGATACAGCACGACTTTATAACGCTTTAGGATTACGGACGAACGAAGAATTATCTCAAGATTTAAAGGAATTAAAAATGAGCTCAAGTCCAAATGATCCTTGGGCAAACTCTAGCCAGACAGCAAAACATATATCTGAATGGAGTCAAACATCACAAGCTCAAGATATACCTCAAACTAAAAGTCACCCTAACGATAATAGTCTTAACATGGAAGATAATTCAAACACCTCATGTAACGAGCAGGGTAAGACTACAGATTATAACGAACAAGAAGATACCGCAAATAAATCTGAAGAGTCTAAAGAAAATACCCGTCGACGTAATTTCGATCAAACTGGCAATTACGTAAGAGAtgaaaaccaaaaaaaatctAGTGGAAAATCAAAAGTTGCTGTCTCCGGCACTTGGTACCATcctaaaaaaaagaaaccacTACCGGGTaccgttattaaaaaatttgaaaatattttaactagtCTATCACAAATAAATGAAGCTTCATTTATTCAACGAGATAtggatattaaaatt GCTCCAAGATTTTATGAAGTCGTCAAATATCCGATGTCTCTTAATGATATATCTACAAAACTGTTAAATTCATCTTACACAGAATTCGATCAAGTAGTCCAAGATTTTCGCCGTATCTTTAACAACGTCAGATTATATCTTAAg AGTTATCCAGATTCAACAATGAAAAAGCATGTAAACAAAGTATCGtctgaatttgaaaaaatattagctCATGAATTTCAAAACAAGTGTGAAGCGAGGACAAAAACACACGAGCACGATGCCAGAGATCAGAGTAACAAGAAGTTTGATAAAGATAATCTAGTAAACAAGACCGAATGTAAGAAAGAGGAAGCTAAGACTGATTCTAAGATGAATGAAGACGACAAACAGTAA